From a single Verrucomicrobiia bacterium genomic region:
- the aspS gene encoding aspartate--tRNA ligase yields the protein MNRIYVTETVGKVGETVTVAGWVHRIRDHSKVLFIDLRDRTGLLQVVSGGWAGESYEVLKSAGTEDVVEITGTVAARPEKLVNPELETGTVELQATEVRILNKSQVTPFAVNEDTADVEEELRLKYRYLDMRTSRVRNNLVDRARIVSFLRNRLEKEHFIEVETPHLSATTPEGARDYLVPTRHKGMFFALPQSPQQYKQLLMVGGIERYYQIARCFRDEDGRRDRQPEFTQLDMEMSFVEREDVMALNEKILIELVTELYPEKRIQQVPFPRLSYAEAMEKYGTDRPDLREDKNDSNLLAFCWVIDFPFFEKTEEGGWTFTHNPFSLPKPEHMDQFMAGENIPDILTTQYDVVLNGFEIGGGSIRNHNPEGIRKTFEIMGYSTESIDRDFGHMIQAMSFGAPPHGGIAWGFDRFVMIMRGESNIREIIAFPKSGESRDPLMSAPSSLQPEQLKELGLKVIE from the coding sequence ATGAACCGCATATACGTTACAGAAACCGTTGGGAAAGTAGGGGAAACCGTTACCGTTGCCGGCTGGGTGCATCGCATCCGCGACCATAGCAAGGTCCTCTTTATCGACCTGCGAGACCGCACCGGCCTCCTTCAAGTAGTTTCCGGTGGCTGGGCAGGGGAGAGCTATGAAGTACTCAAGTCCGCTGGCACTGAAGATGTTGTGGAGATTACCGGTACTGTTGCTGCCCGTCCCGAAAAACTCGTTAACCCAGAACTGGAAACAGGTACGGTTGAGTTACAGGCTACCGAAGTCCGCATCCTCAACAAGTCCCAGGTCACACCTTTTGCAGTAAATGAGGATACCGCAGACGTGGAAGAGGAACTGCGTCTCAAGTACCGCTACTTGGACATGCGAACATCGCGCGTCCGCAATAACTTAGTAGACCGCGCACGCATCGTAAGCTTCCTTCGGAACAGACTGGAGAAAGAGCACTTCATTGAAGTAGAAACCCCACACCTTTCCGCTACGACGCCGGAAGGAGCACGTGACTACTTAGTGCCAACCCGCCACAAAGGCATGTTCTTTGCCCTTCCGCAGAGCCCTCAGCAGTACAAGCAACTTCTCATGGTGGGCGGCATTGAACGCTACTACCAGATTGCACGTTGTTTCCGTGACGAAGATGGACGACGTGACCGCCAGCCTGAATTTACCCAGCTCGACATGGAGATGTCATTTGTGGAGCGGGAAGATGTTATGGCACTCAACGAGAAAATCCTCATTGAGCTGGTCACCGAGCTCTACCCAGAGAAGCGCATCCAGCAAGTCCCGTTCCCACGCCTTTCTTACGCCGAAGCAATGGAAAAGTACGGCACAGACCGGCCGGACCTACGGGAAGACAAAAATGACTCAAACCTCCTCGCCTTCTGTTGGGTAATTGATTTCCCATTCTTTGAGAAGACTGAGGAAGGCGGGTGGACCTTCACCCACAACCCATTCTCCCTTCCAAAGCCTGAGCACATGGATCAGTTTATGGCGGGTGAGAATATCCCTGATATCCTCACTACCCAATACGACGTAGTGCTGAATGGTTTTGAAATTGGAGGTGGGAGCATCCGTAATCATAACCCTGAAGGTATCCGAAAGACTTTCGAAATCATGGGGTACAGCACAGAATCGATCGACCGTGACTTTGGCCATATGATTCAGGCCATGTCCTTTGGTGCGCCTCCGCACGGTGGCATTGCCTGGGGATTCGACCGCTTTGTCATGATTATGCGTGGCGAGTCTAACATCCGTGAGATCATCGCTTTCCCTAAGAGCGGCGAGAGCAGGGACCCTCTCATGAGCGCCCCTTCCAGTCTCCAGCCTGAGCAACTCAAGGAACTTGGCCTCAAGGTCATAGAGTAA